One window of the Vigna radiata var. radiata cultivar VC1973A chromosome 1, Vradiata_ver6, whole genome shotgun sequence genome contains the following:
- the LOC106756949 gene encoding uncharacterized protein LOC106756949, translating into MKIKCQGNVKVQHAQLQRLGKAFELLEMKVGEMVTDYIARVMVVAIDTRNCGEDMTDTKIVEKIMRTLTKNYDYIVCSIKEAQDTDKLTIDVLQSSLLVHEQKLLRRKGGDEQALKITYDDTTSGRGRG; encoded by the coding sequence ATGAAAATCAAATGTCAAGGAAATGTAAAGGTGCAACATGCTCAACTTCAAAGGCTTGGGAAGGCCTTTGAGCTTTTGGAGATGAAGGTGGGAGAGATGGTGACAGACTATATCGCAAGAGTCATGGTGGTGGCTATTGACACGAGAAATTGTGGAGAAGACATGACAGATActaaaattgttgaaaagatTATGCGAACTCTCACGAAGAACTATGACTACATTGTGTGTTCTATCAAAGAAGCACAAGACACCGACAAGCTTACAATTGATGTACTCCAAAGCTCTCTTCTTGTTCATGAACAAAAGCTATTACGGAGAAAAGGAGGGGATGAGCAAGCTTTGAAGATTACATATGATGACACAACAAGTGGAAGAGGACGAGGATGA
- the LOC106769223 gene encoding uncharacterized protein LOC106769223: MFRWCFSSPLTPPLLKSAIDATAILWPKATVDGLSRKESFFHCGRCSFGSWVRWSFKILFFRYRKAYLKLHESFLCRLKEIPKGLLYNRYPNLHIYSYRPLPSLDLVVAKSCSEFVRRKTWLRLGRNIYM, encoded by the exons ATGTTTCGTTGGTGCTTTAGTTCGCCATTGACACCACCGCTATTGAAGTCAGCCATTGACGCCACCGCAATCCTCTGGCCTAAGGCCACCGTTGACGGATTATCTCGAAAGGAGTCGTTTTTTCATTGTGGTCGTTGTTCTTTCGGGAGTTGGGTGCGTTGGtccttcaaaatattattttttcgcTATCGAAAG GCATATCTGAAGCTGCACGAGAGCTTTTTATGCAGATTGAAGGAAATCCCGAAAGGCCTG CTTTATAATCGCTACCCTAATCTGCACATTTATTCATATCGGCCACTCCCTTCTCTGGATTTAGTTGTGGCAAAATCATGCTCAGAATTTGTGAGAAG GAAAACTTGGCTGCGTTTaggaagaaatatatatatgtga
- the LOC106756940 gene encoding TMV resistance protein N-like yields MLELYEARKATNFKFPGESFPEWFDLKSSGPSCSFWFRNKFPARVLSLLIIHMNKYDNLSIFHPEVRINGKWQTGGGHYLLEQTKFEFDLTYLSDLEVYGNLLEQPLEKEWNHVKVTYSTPTGNSWIKATGIHVFKEENSIMEDIRFDDPYIMEEEEGRRGKKRKQHHGRHSRFDDPYSNKKLGKDLNPSQSQNHLLRTIVRRKKVLLILDDVDNRKQLQAFAGRSDWFGPGSRXIITTRXEQLLKSHEIXRTXXVXELNENDSLQLLVWNAFKREKVDPRYEDVLKRVVTYACGLPLAIEVIGSNLVGKSVEEWESAIEHYKRIPNGEILEILKVSFDGLGEEEKNVFLDIACCFKGSSLKEVESILSVLYDNNMKHHIGVLVEKSLIKVWGEIEMHDLIEDMGRHIDRQKSPEEPGKRRRLWLGKDIIDVLKHNKGTSKTEIICLNLSISEKEEMIEWNANAFRSMKNLKILIIRNGKFSKGPNYFPESLRVLEWHGYPSNCLPSNFDSSKLVTCMLPHSHFTSFGFLGSSKKFENLTVLNFDGCKFLTQTPDMSVLGNLEEVSFNWCENLVAVHDSIGFMNKLKILHAQHCIKLMSFPPLNLPTLKSLELSFCSNLEKFPEILGKMEKIRVLELEGLPIKELPPSFQNLIGLEELYLLCKNVHLSSIIATMPNLYYFDSTNSKGWQWVKSEDAEDNVGSMVPSKVDLFSALSCILDDNFFSTGFKGRCTYDVFLSFRGKDTRYGFIDNLYQALCNMGIHPFTDKELSKGEEIVPALQKAIAESRIAIVVFSHDYASSSFCLDELATILHHKSKGLLVIPVFYNVYPSYVRRQKGSYEEAFANHQERFKGQEEKLHEWKMALRQVADLSGYYFTDGDEYHQYEFIQRIVERVSRVISGSALDVANNPVGLLSQVVKVKKLLDVGSDDVVHMIGIL; encoded by the exons ATGTTG GAACTATACGAAGCTAGAAAAGCTACTAACTTCAAGTTTCCAGGAGAAAGTTTTCCAGAGTGGTTTGATCTGAAGAGCAGTGGACCTTCATGTTCTTTCTGGTTTCGTAATAAGTTTCCTGCCAGAgttctttctcttcttattaTACATATGAATAAATATGATAACTTAAGTATTTTTCACCCTGAGGTGCGCATTAATGGGAAATGGCAAACAGGCGGAGGCCACTATTTGTTGGAGCAGACGAAATTTGAATTCGATCTAACATACCTCTCTGATCTAGAAGTGTATGGTAATTTGCTTGAACAACCTTTAGAAAAGGAATGGAATCACGTGAAGGTTACATATAGTACTCCGACAGGGAACTCATGGATTAAAGCAACAGGAATCCATGTATTCAAAGAGGAAAACAGCATCATGGAAGACATTCGGTTTGATGATCCTTATatcatggaagaagaagaaggaagaagaggaaaaaaaagaaaacagcatCATGGAAGACATTCCCGGTTTGATGATCCATATAGCAACAAGAAATTAGGCAAAGATCTCAACCCTTCTCAATCACAAAACCACTTGTTAAGGACCATAG TTCGTAGAAAGAAAGTTCTCTTGATTCTAGATGATGTTGACAACAGAAAGCAGTTACAAGCATTTGCTGGAAGATCTGATTGGTTTGGTCCTGGCAGCAGANTTATCATTACCACTCGGNACGAACAGCTGCTAAAATCTCATGAGATTNAAAGAACTTANGNGGTGNAGGAATTGAATGAGAATGATTCTCTTCAATTGCTTGTATGGAATGCTttcaaaagggaaaaagttgatCCAAGGTACGAGGACGTGTTGAAACGTGTAGTAACTTATGCTTGTGGTCTTCCATTGGCTATAGAAGTAATAGGTTCCAACTTGGTTGGAAAAAGTGTAGAAGAATGGGAGTCGGCGATAGAACATTACAAAAGAATTCCAAATGGTGAAATTCTAGAGATACTTAAAGTAAGCTTTGATGGTTTgggggaagaagaaaaaaatgtctTTCTTGACATCGCCTGTTGCTTCAAAGGAAGTAGTTTGAAAGAAGTTGAAAGTATACTTAGTGTTCTTTATGATAACAACATGAAACATCATATTGGGGTGTTGGTTGAAAAATCTCTCATAAAAGTTTGGGGTGAAATTGAAATGCACGATTTGATTGAGGACATGGGTAGACATATTGACCGGCAAAAGTCACCCGAAGAGCCAGGGAAGCGCAGGAGATTATGGTTAGGGAAAGATATCATTGATGTTTTAAAACACAACAAG GGAACTAGCAAAACTGAAATCATATGCCTGAATTTGTCTATATCtgagaaagaagaaatgatAGAATGGAATGCCAACGCCTTCAGAAGTATGAAAAACCTTAAAATACTGATCATTAGAAATGGTAAATTTTCCAAAGGTCCCAATTATTTTCCGGAAAGTTTGAGAGTACTGGAATGGCATGGATATCCTTCAAATTGTTTACCATCAAATTTTGATTCTAGCAAACTTGTGACTTGCATGTTACCTCACAGTCATTTTACGTCATTTGGATTCCTTGGCTCATCAAAG AAGTTCGAGAATCTAACTGTCTTGAATTTTGATGGGTGCAAATTTTTAACACAGACACCCGATATGTCTGTTCTCGGAAATTTGGAGGAAGTTTCATTTAACTGGTGTGAGAATTTAGTTGCAGTTCACGACTCAATTGGTTTTatgaataaacttaaaatattgcATGCGCAACATTGCATCAAGCTTATGAGTTTTCCACCTCTCAACTTGCCCACTCTTAAAAGCCTAGAACTTTCATTTTGTTCCAATCTTGAGAAATTTCCAGAAATACTAGGAAAGATGGAAAAGATAAGGGTACTTGAATTGGAGGGGCTTCCCATTAAAGAATTGCCACCATCCTTTCAAAATCTTATTGGTCTCGAAGAGTTATACTTGTTATGTAAAAATGTTCACTTATCAAGTATCATTGCCACGATGCCTAACTTGTATTATTTTGATTCTACTAATTCAAAGGGGTGGCAATGGGTAAAATCAGAAGATGCTGAAGATAACGTAGGCTCAATGGTTCCTTCAAAGGTAGATTTGTTTTCGGCCTTGTCTTGCATCCTGGATGATAACTTCTTTTCAACAGGTTTCAAAGGTAGATGCACGTACGATGTGTTCCTCAGCTTTAGAGGGAAAGACACGCGTTATGGTTTCATAGATAATCTCTACCAAGCTCTCTGTAACATGGGAATTCACCCTTTCACCGATAAGGAACTTTCAAAAGGAGAGGAAATAGTACCAGCACTTCAGAAAGCAATTGCAGAGTCTAGGATTGCCATCGTTGTGTTCTCTCACGACTATGCTTCTTCCTCTTTCTGCTTGGATGAACTTGCAACCATCCTTCACCACAAGAGTAAAGGGCTGTTGGTTATACCGGTGTTTTATAATGTGTATCCTTCTTATGTCAGACGTCAGAAAGGTAGCTATGAAGAAGCATTCGCTAACCATCAAGAGAGGTTCAAAGGGCAGGAGGAGAAGTTACATGAATGGAAAATGGCTCTGCGTCAAGTTGCTGACTTGTCTGGCTATTACTTCACAGATGG GGATGAATACCACCAGTACGAGTTTATTCAGAGAATTGTTGAACGGGTTTCCAGGGTGATTAGTGGTAGTGCTTTAGATGTTGCGAATAACCCAGTTGGCCTACTGTCACAGGTGGTGAAAGTCAAGAAACTTTTGGATGTTGGATCGGATGATGTTGTCCACATGATAGGGATCCTTTGA
- the LOC111241413 gene encoding TMV resistance protein N-like, translating into MATPSFRRFTYDVFLSFRGEDTRYGFTGNLYKTLCDRGVHTFMDDDKLQTGEEITPALQKAIEESRIAIVVLSHNYASSSFCLDELATILDCKSKWLLVIPVFYKVDPSYVRHQKGSYEEALAKHQKRFKGQEEKLHKWKMALRQVADLSGYHFGHGDEYQYKFIGSIVDRVSRVINRAPLHVADYPVGLLSHVLKVKKLLDVGSDDVVHMIGICGMGGLGKTTISLAVYNLIADDFDSSCFLQNVREESNKHGLKHLQTVLLSEILGEKDISLASVQRGISVIQQRLRRKKVLLILDDVDNRKQLQAFAGRSDWFGPGSRVIITTRNEQLLKSHEIQRTYEVEELNENDSLQLLVWNAFKRXK; encoded by the exons ATGGCAACTCCAAGTTTCCGTAGATTCACATACGATGTGTTTCTCAGCTTTAGAGGGGAAGACACGCGTTATGGTTTCACTGGTAATCTCTACAAAACTCTCTGTGACAGGGGAGTTCACACTTTCATGGATGATGACAAACTTCAAACTGGAGAGGAAATCACACCAGCGCTTCAGAAAGCAATTGAAGAGTCTAGGATTGCCATCGTTGTGCTCTCTCACAACTATGCTTCTTCCTCCTTCTGCTTAGATGAACTTGCAACCATCCTTGACTGCAAGAGTAAATGGCTGTTGGTTATACCAGTGTTTTATAAGGTGGATCCTTCTTATGTCAGACATCAGAAGGGTAGCTATGAAGAAGCATTGGCTAAGCATCAAAAGAGGTTCAAAGGGCAGGAGGAGAAGTTACATAAATGGAAGATGGCTCTGCGTCAAGTTGCTGACTTGTCTGGCTATCACTTCGGACATGG GGATGAATACCAGTACAAGTTTATTGGGAGCATTGTTGACCGGGTTTCCAGGGTGATTAATCGTGCTCCTTTACATGTTGCGGATTACCCAGTTGGCCTACTGTCACATGTGCTGAAAGTCAAGAAACTTTTGGATGTTGGATCAGATGATGTTGTCCACATGATAGGGATCTGTGGAATGGGTGGATTAGGAAAAACAACAATTTCTCTAGCAGTTTATAATTTGATTGCTGATGATTTTGATAgttcatgttttcttcaaaacGTAAGAGAAGAATCTAATAAACATGGGTTAAAACACCTCCAGACCGTCCTTCTTTCAGAAATACTTGGAGAGAAGGACATCAGCTTAGCAAGTGTGCAGAGAGGAATTTCAGTGATACAACAAAGACTTCGTAGAAAGAAAGTTCTCTTGATTCTAGATGATGTTGACAACAGAAAGCAGTTACAAGCATTTGCTGGAAGATCTGATTGGTTTGGTCCTGGCAGCAGAGTTATCATTACCACTCGGAACGAACAGCTGCTAAAATCTCATGAGATTCAAAGAACTTACGAGGTGGAGGAATTGAATGAGAATGATTCTCTTCAATTGCTTGTATGGAATGCTTTCAAAAGGGNAAAATAA